Proteins from a genomic interval of Caulobacter sp. NIBR1757:
- a CDS encoding cytochrome P450, translating into MADDAPLPNLLQLTPMDPVYRADPHVVLDDLRTRCPVHRDEMSGNFILSRYADVRAVVSDLDMLRDPINAEEGAVLQRRSLDQVDPSLPRSHVSSILTLDDPDHARIRRPLAQALYARVAKFKPEVERIISETLDSLEGEKSFDLMDRFCVPIPIDVIASILGVDRERLVEFRAWSEGLIQGLNPFRNAAQTAAMESASEHLNAYFLEAMADRRAAPRDDLISDMVRLQAEAGLADTELRINLTALLVGGNLTTTDLIGNAVRLLLLNPSELAKLKADPKIINAVVEEVLRFEPPVDITGRIAHQDMEIAGCPVKSRQALTMSLRGANRDPEAYDDPHAFNVSRKHKPHVAFGGGAHICIGAPLARLEAQVALVRLFERFPDLKLVEGEPEWRTLPFFRGLERIDVAV; encoded by the coding sequence ATGGCCGACGACGCGCCCCTGCCCAACCTGTTGCAGCTGACGCCGATGGACCCGGTCTACCGGGCCGATCCGCATGTGGTGCTCGACGACCTGCGGACCCGCTGCCCGGTGCACCGCGACGAGATGTCGGGAAACTTCATCCTCAGCCGCTATGCCGACGTGCGCGCGGTGGTCTCCGACCTCGACATGCTGCGCGACCCGATCAACGCCGAGGAGGGCGCCGTCCTGCAGCGGCGGTCCCTGGACCAGGTCGATCCCAGCCTGCCGCGCAGCCATGTCTCCAGCATCCTGACCCTCGACGATCCCGATCACGCTCGCATCCGCCGGCCCCTGGCCCAGGCGCTCTACGCCCGGGTCGCCAAATTCAAGCCGGAGGTCGAGCGGATCATCAGCGAAACGCTCGACAGCCTGGAGGGCGAGAAGAGTTTCGACCTGATGGACCGGTTCTGCGTGCCGATCCCCATCGACGTCATCGCTTCCATCCTGGGCGTCGACCGCGAGCGGCTGGTCGAGTTCCGCGCCTGGTCGGAGGGCCTGATCCAGGGGCTGAACCCGTTCCGCAACGCCGCCCAGACGGCGGCGATGGAAAGCGCCTCGGAGCACCTGAACGCCTATTTCCTGGAGGCCATGGCCGACCGCCGGGCCGCGCCGCGCGACGACCTGATCAGCGACATGGTGCGGCTGCAGGCCGAGGCGGGCCTCGCCGACACCGAACTGCGCATCAACCTGACGGCCCTGCTGGTCGGCGGCAACCTGACAACCACCGACCTGATCGGCAACGCCGTGCGGCTGCTGCTGCTCAACCCGTCCGAGCTCGCCAAGCTGAAGGCCGATCCGAAGATCATCAATGCGGTGGTCGAGGAGGTGCTGCGCTTCGAGCCGCCGGTCGACATCACCGGCCGCATCGCCCACCAGGACATGGAGATCGCCGGCTGCCCGGTAAAATCCCGCCAGGCGCTGACCATGTCCCTGCGCGGAGCCAACCGCGACCCGGAGGCCTACGACGACCCCCACGCCTTCAACGTCAGCCGCAAGCACAAGCCGCACGTGGCCTTCGGCGGCGGCGCGCACATCTGCATCGGCGCGCCGCTGGCCAGGCTGGAGGCGCAGGTGGCGCTGGTGCGGCTGTTCGAACGGTTCCCGGACCTGAAGCTGGTCGAGGGCGAGCCTGAATGGCGGACGTTGCCGTTCTTTAGAGGATTAGAGCGGATCGACGTCGCCGTCTGA
- a CDS encoding arylsulfatase translates to MVQFKRTAKAVLALLGLTTLLAFGPSTAAPVPVKQPNIVLILIDDAGYTDLGAYGSEIATPTIDALAASGTRFANFHASPMCAPSRAMLLTGVDSHTAGVANLPESTPPEHRGNPAYQGKLSKDVVTVASQLKAAGYRTYMAGKWHLGHTPDALPGARGFDRSLALEATGGDNFEQRPYFPIYTGKEWYEDDKPTTLPKDFYSSRLLVDRMIGYIESAPKDGKPFFAYLPFLAIHMPVQAPAEYMARYEGKYTDGWAALRKARKAGAVRTGLIDAETPMGPMPANVADWNKLSKKDQQAWARRMAVNAGMLEAMDANLGRLVAHLKTTGRYDDTVFVVLSDNGPEGADPVADAGFRTWLKAVGYRPEPGGKGTWSAVGPGWASASAAPFALFKFYATEGGTRVPLILSGPGIKSGAVTRGFSVITDITPTLLDLAGVAPAHPLDGRSLRPVLTGAAASPYDAATPVAMEAAGEAALWKGDLKAIKGAGPLADPAWRLYDITRDPGETNDLAVARPAELAALKADYAAYAKRVGVAEVPAGYTADKQVARNIAKSIVRTYQPVVIGGLVLIVLVLAGFALVMRRAGETWGRIGTRLLLGVVGTLALLIASRFWLAPAEAAAQFFLSPQGVAGLGTIRADMAAFFAAAGGLTLMAAVRREGRWLWPVLLILALALSGRTLNLILTGGGPAVVPPMVVEAVLIGITLLGMRVLPKSKG, encoded by the coding sequence ATGGTTCAGTTCAAGCGGACGGCGAAGGCCGTGCTGGCGCTCCTTGGCCTGACCACCCTGCTCGCCTTCGGGCCCAGCACCGCCGCGCCGGTCCCGGTGAAGCAGCCCAACATCGTCCTCATCCTGATCGACGACGCCGGCTATACCGACCTTGGCGCCTATGGCTCGGAGATCGCCACCCCGACCATCGACGCCCTGGCCGCCTCGGGCACGCGGTTCGCCAACTTCCACGCCTCGCCGATGTGCGCCCCGTCGCGGGCCATGCTGCTGACCGGCGTCGACAGCCACACCGCCGGGGTCGCCAACCTGCCCGAAAGCACCCCGCCCGAGCACCGGGGCAATCCCGCCTACCAAGGCAAGCTCAGCAAGGACGTGGTCACCGTCGCCAGCCAGCTGAAGGCCGCCGGCTATCGCACCTACATGGCCGGCAAGTGGCACCTGGGCCATACGCCGGACGCCCTGCCGGGGGCGCGCGGCTTTGACCGCTCCCTGGCCCTGGAAGCCACCGGCGGCGACAACTTCGAGCAGCGCCCCTACTTCCCGATCTACACCGGCAAGGAATGGTACGAGGACGACAAGCCCACCACCCTGCCCAAGGATTTCTACTCCTCGCGGCTGCTGGTCGACCGGATGATCGGCTACATCGAGAGCGCCCCGAAGGACGGCAAGCCCTTCTTCGCCTACCTGCCCTTCCTGGCCATCCACATGCCCGTGCAGGCGCCGGCCGAGTACATGGCCAGGTACGAAGGCAAATACACGGACGGCTGGGCCGCCCTCCGCAAGGCCCGCAAGGCCGGCGCCGTGCGCACCGGGCTGATCGACGCCGAGACCCCGATGGGGCCGATGCCGGCCAATGTCGCCGACTGGAACAAGCTGTCGAAGAAGGACCAGCAGGCCTGGGCCCGGCGCATGGCCGTCAACGCCGGCATGCTGGAGGCCATGGACGCCAACCTCGGTCGTCTGGTCGCTCACCTGAAGACCACCGGCCGCTATGACGACACCGTCTTTGTCGTCCTGTCGGACAACGGCCCGGAAGGCGCCGATCCCGTGGCCGACGCCGGATTCCGCACCTGGCTGAAGGCCGTCGGCTACAGGCCCGAACCCGGCGGCAAGGGGACCTGGAGCGCGGTTGGTCCCGGTTGGGCCAGCGCCTCGGCGGCGCCGTTTGCCCTGTTCAAGTTCTACGCCACGGAAGGCGGCACGCGGGTGCCGCTGATCCTGTCGGGGCCCGGGATCAAGTCCGGCGCCGTGACGCGCGGCTTCTCGGTGATCACCGACATCACCCCCACCCTGCTCGACCTGGCCGGCGTCGCGCCCGCCCATCCGCTCGACGGCCGCAGCCTGCGACCCGTCCTGACCGGCGCGGCGGCCAGCCCCTATGACGCCGCCACCCCGGTGGCCATGGAGGCGGCCGGCGAGGCCGCCCTGTGGAAGGGCGACCTGAAGGCTATCAAGGGGGCCGGCCCGCTGGCCGACCCGGCCTGGCGGCTGTACGACATCACCCGCGATCCGGGCGAGACCAACGACCTGGCCGTCGCCCGGCCCGCCGAGCTGGCCGCGCTGAAGGCCGACTACGCGGCCTATGCCAAACGGGTCGGCGTCGCCGAAGTGCCGGCCGGCTACACCGCCGACAAACAGGTCGCGCGGAACATCGCCAAAAGCATCGTGCGGACCTACCAGCCCGTCGTCATCGGCGGCCTGGTCCTTATTGTCCTGGTGCTGGCCGGTTTCGCCCTGGTCATGCGCCGGGCCGGCGAGACCTGGGGCCGGATCGGGACCCGGCTGCTGCTCGGCGTCGTCGGGACCCTGGCCCTGCTGATCGCCAGCCGCTTCTGGCTGGCCCCGGCCGAGGCCGCCGCCCAGTTCTTCCTGTCGCCACAGGGCGTCGCCGGCCTCGGCACCATCCGCGCCGACATGGCCGCCTTCTTCGCCGCCGCCGGCGGGCTGACTCTGATGGCCGCCGTGCGCCGCGAGGGCCGCTGGCTGTGGCCGGTGCTGCTGATCCTGGCCCTGGCGCTGAGCGGGCGGACGCTGAACCTCATCCTGACGGGTGGCGGCCCAGCTGTGGTCCCGCCGATGGTCGTGGAAGCGGTGCTGATCGGGATCACCCTCTTGGGGATGCGGGTGCTGCCGAAGTCCAAAGGGTAG
- a CDS encoding NAD(P)/FAD-dependent oxidoreductase has product MAQEIEHFDVVIVGAGLSGVGAAKHLQDRSPDRTYVVLEGRAAKGGTWDLFRYPGIRSDSDMYTLGYVFKPWKAAKAIADGPSILAYVNETAAENGIDPHIRYGHMVKRADWDTETAAWTVTAEVAGEPVEFTCNFLFMCSGYYSYKSGYKPEFAGAADFKGRIVHPQEWPADLDHSGKKVVVIGSGATAVTLVPEMARTAAHVTMLQRSPTYVVSRPAEDPAAEWLKKKFSPMTAYRITRWKNVLLGMLFFRMARKSPDKVKANILGMVREKLGPDYDVDTHFTPSYNPWDQRLCLVPDDDLFNAIKTGAASVVTDHIERFTPAGILLKSGAEIEADIIVTATGLNLEVLGGAEFAVDGKPVIFSETLSYKGMMYSGVPNLASSFGYTNASWTLKADLTCAYVCRLLNHMTKTGLAQCTPVRKPGDEGDQDWLDFSSGYVQRSVHLFPKQGARAPWKQHQNYALDLMTLKFGKVDDGAMVFSNPVAKVTARPAGKTLAA; this is encoded by the coding sequence GTGGCGCAGGAAATCGAGCACTTCGACGTGGTCATCGTGGGGGCCGGCCTGTCCGGGGTCGGGGCCGCCAAGCATCTGCAGGACCGCTCGCCGGACCGCACCTACGTCGTGCTCGAGGGTCGCGCCGCCAAGGGCGGCACCTGGGACCTGTTCCGCTACCCCGGCATCCGCTCCGACAGCGACATGTACACCCTCGGCTACGTCTTCAAGCCGTGGAAGGCCGCCAAGGCCATCGCCGACGGCCCCTCCATCCTGGCCTATGTCAACGAGACCGCCGCCGAGAACGGCATCGATCCGCACATCCGCTATGGCCACATGGTCAAGCGCGCCGACTGGGACACCGAAACCGCCGCCTGGACGGTGACCGCCGAGGTGGCCGGCGAGCCCGTCGAGTTCACCTGCAACTTCCTTTTCATGTGCTCGGGCTACTACTCCTACAAGTCGGGCTACAAGCCGGAGTTCGCCGGCGCCGCCGACTTCAAGGGCCGCATCGTCCACCCGCAGGAATGGCCCGCCGACCTCGACCATTCGGGCAAGAAGGTGGTGGTCATCGGCAGCGGCGCCACCGCCGTCACCCTGGTGCCGGAGATGGCCAGGACCGCCGCCCACGTCACCATGCTGCAGCGCTCGCCGACCTATGTGGTCAGCCGACCGGCCGAGGATCCGGCCGCCGAATGGCTGAAGAAGAAGTTCTCGCCGATGACCGCCTACCGCATCACGCGGTGGAAGAATGTGCTGCTCGGCATGCTGTTCTTCCGCATGGCCCGCAAGAGCCCGGACAAGGTCAAGGCCAACATCCTGGGCATGGTGCGCGAGAAGCTGGGGCCCGACTATGACGTCGATACCCACTTCACCCCCAGCTACAATCCCTGGGATCAGCGCCTGTGCCTGGTGCCCGACGACGACCTGTTCAACGCCATCAAGACCGGCGCGGCCAGCGTCGTCACCGACCACATCGAGCGCTTCACCCCGGCCGGCATCCTGTTGAAGTCGGGGGCCGAGATCGAGGCCGACATCATCGTCACGGCCACGGGGCTGAACCTGGAAGTGCTGGGCGGGGCCGAGTTCGCTGTCGACGGCAAGCCGGTGATCTTCAGCGAGACGCTGAGCTACAAGGGCATGATGTACAGCGGCGTGCCGAACCTGGCCTCGTCGTTCGGCTACACCAACGCCAGCTGGACGCTGAAGGCGGACCTGACCTGCGCCTACGTCTGCCGGCTGTTGAACCACATGACGAAGACGGGCCTTGCCCAATGCACGCCGGTCCGCAAGCCGGGCGATGAGGGCGACCAGGACTGGCTCGACTTCTCCTCGGGCTATGTCCAGCGGTCGGTGCACCTGTTCCCCAAGCAGGGGGCCAGGGCGCCGTGGAAGCAGCACCAGAACTACGCCCTGGACCTGATGACCCTGAAGTTTGGCAAGGTAGACGACGGGGCGATGGTGTTCTCGAACCCGGTGGCGAAGGTGACCGCGCGGCCGGCGGGGAAGACGCTGGCGGCCTGA
- a CDS encoding pseudouridine synthase yields the protein MSRSWTYGGDEPVRVNKWLAQSGVCSRREAEGLIAGGLVTIDGALVEDVGRKILPGQTLTLDEAGQEALDTKLTVLIHKPVGIVSAQPEGDQVPAVRLLRRSNLFVEAEVYPNSDHRLAPLGRLDMDSRGLLILSEDGVLAKAVIGPDSELDKEYFVQVEGDITPEKIDLLRHGLELDGRELRPATVEEVMPGRLRFVLVEGRNRQIRRMCELVELEVVDLIRTRVGPIELADLPGGMWRPMTAAERAALLEASKPRAS from the coding sequence ATGAGCAGGAGCTGGACCTACGGGGGCGATGAGCCCGTGCGCGTCAACAAATGGCTGGCGCAGTCGGGCGTCTGCTCGCGCCGCGAGGCCGAGGGGCTGATCGCCGGGGGGCTGGTGACCATCGACGGGGCGCTGGTCGAGGACGTCGGCCGCAAGATCCTGCCGGGTCAGACCCTGACGCTCGACGAGGCTGGCCAGGAGGCGCTCGACACCAAGCTGACGGTGCTGATCCACAAGCCGGTCGGCATCGTCTCGGCCCAGCCCGAAGGGGACCAGGTTCCGGCCGTGCGGCTGCTGCGGCGTTCCAACCTGTTCGTCGAGGCGGAGGTCTATCCCAACTCCGACCACAGGCTGGCGCCGCTCGGCCGGCTCGACATGGACAGCCGGGGCCTGCTGATCCTGTCGGAGGACGGGGTGCTGGCCAAGGCGGTGATCGGGCCCGATAGCGAGCTGGACAAGGAATATTTCGTCCAGGTCGAGGGCGACATCACGCCGGAGAAGATCGACCTGTTGCGGCACGGGCTGGAGCTGGACGGCCGGGAGTTGCGCCCGGCGACGGTCGAGGAGGTGATGCCCGGCCGCCTGCGCTTCGTGCTGGTCGAGGGCCGCAACCGCCAGATCCGCCGGATGTGCGAGCTGGTCGAACTGGAGGTCGTCGACCTGATCCGCACCCGCGTGGGACCGATCGAACTGGCCGACCTGCCCGGAGGCATGTGGCGGCCGATGACGGCGGCGGAGCGGGCGGCGCTGCTGGAGGCGTCAAAGCCGCGAGCTTCCTGA
- a CDS encoding MFS transporter produces the protein MDASNTVGGGVRASAGDYGLLVMLMLMNVLNFVDRQLLSSFANFIVPDLGLSNTQFGLLTGLVFLVFYAFAGLFMGALADLVNRPRLIAIAMFGWSLLTAASGLARGFVSLAIPRMFIGVGESALTPTAMSLLADRFPPEKRGFASGFYYMGVPIGVGVSLLVAGYLGPAIGWRNCFYLLGAVGVAFSGVILLVRETRPSRKAAAALPDALPAPSVGELVRIFWGAVKSSRALQLVILGGVCVHFILGAAGFDQLWLVKERGFDKAWIAQVSGLIAVVAGVAGNLFGGVISDLFARKTGQSPAMFMVIVLSVLLPVNLTYRLLPPENPLFWVCVVVAYFQLGVFYGPTFSAVQALCPPQVRGAVVAFYLLSLNVVGLGIGITGAGVLVDVLIKAGVAQPFSWTLFTFTALSGLAIPCYFFAARAARKAGLSGASASL, from the coding sequence ATGGACGCCAGCAACACCGTGGGCGGGGGCGTGCGCGCCTCGGCCGGCGATTACGGCCTGCTCGTCATGCTGATGCTGATGAACGTGCTGAACTTCGTCGATCGCCAGCTGCTGTCGAGCTTCGCCAACTTCATCGTCCCGGACCTGGGCCTCAGCAACACCCAGTTCGGCCTGCTGACCGGCCTGGTGTTCCTGGTGTTCTACGCCTTCGCCGGGCTGTTCATGGGGGCGCTGGCCGACCTGGTGAACCGGCCGCGGCTGATCGCTATCGCCATGTTCGGCTGGAGCCTGCTGACCGCCGCCTCGGGCCTGGCCAGGGGGTTCGTCAGCCTGGCCATTCCGCGGATGTTCATCGGCGTCGGCGAGTCGGCCCTGACGCCGACGGCCATGTCGCTGCTGGCCGACCGCTTCCCGCCCGAGAAGCGCGGCTTCGCCTCGGGCTTCTACTACATGGGCGTGCCGATCGGGGTGGGGGTCAGCCTGCTGGTCGCCGGCTACCTGGGTCCGGCCATCGGCTGGCGCAACTGCTTCTACCTGCTGGGGGCGGTCGGGGTGGCCTTCTCCGGGGTCATCCTCCTGGTCCGGGAGACCCGGCCATCGCGCAAGGCGGCCGCCGCCTTGCCGGACGCGTTGCCGGCCCCGTCAGTGGGCGAGCTGGTGCGCATCTTCTGGGGGGCGGTGAAGTCGTCCCGGGCGCTGCAGCTGGTCATCCTCGGCGGGGTCTGCGTCCACTTCATCCTCGGCGCCGCCGGCTTCGACCAGCTGTGGCTGGTCAAGGAGCGCGGCTTCGACAAGGCCTGGATCGCCCAGGTCAGCGGCCTGATCGCCGTGGTGGCGGGGGTGGCCGGCAACCTGTTCGGCGGCGTGATCAGCGACCTGTTCGCCCGCAAGACCGGCCAGAGCCCGGCCATGTTCATGGTCATCGTGCTGAGCGTGCTGCTGCCGGTGAACCTGACCTATCGGCTGTTGCCGCCGGAAAACCCGCTGTTCTGGGTCTGCGTGGTAGTGGCCTATTTCCAGCTCGGCGTCTTCTACGGCCCGACCTTCTCGGCGGTGCAGGCCCTCTGCCCGCCGCAGGTGCGCGGCGCGGTGGTGGCCTTCTACCTGCTCAGCCTCAATGTCGTGGGCCTGGGCATCGGCATCACCGGGGCCGGGGTCCTGGTCGATGTCCTGATCAAGGCCGGCGTCGCCCAACCCTTCAGCTGGACCCTGTTCACCTTCACCGCCCTCTCGGGGCTGGCTATCCCCTGTTACTTCTTCGCGGCCAGGGCGGCGAGGAAGGCCGGCCTTTCCGGGGCGTCCGCCAGCCTCTAG
- a CDS encoding MFS transporter: MAKAPAVPIRWAPHEQPTIPGSAPTPDHHPRLRIAYGLIGLLVGLTGGLGNALVSVNLATFQGALGLSPVEAAWIPIVFTMTSVCASILLFKVRQQFGLRLFAELGLSVYVLLMIGDLFAQSYGSTLLVRAASGFVGSCLTSMGILYMLQAFPAAHRIKAIIIGMGLTTLAIPMARLFSSDLIQVSEWRGLHIFELGLALLSLGAVTILKLPPSEKFKAFESLDLVSFGLFAGGMALLCAVLGLGRVVWWTEASWIGWALCGAVILIVSALVIEHNRKNPLLQTRWMGSADILRLALVSILVRIILSEQTVGAVGLMTVEGVGSDQLRGLFAIVLIATIAGSVVSALTMNPANLGPPLLVSLALMAVGAFMDSDATNLTRPENLYLSQAILAFAASLFLAPALLFGIARAMAQGPSYIISFVAVFSGAQTLGGLMGSALIGTLQVAREKFHSSQLVESLNPADPLVAQRLQQLGGAYARTQPDAALRQAEGGALLSQQATREANILAYNDVFLAIAVIAALTFLWIGFLYLRARLRTRREALALQRANPASGNL, from the coding sequence ATGGCTAAGGCCCCCGCTGTCCCCATCCGCTGGGCGCCGCACGAGCAGCCCACCATCCCCGGCTCGGCCCCGACCCCGGATCACCACCCTCGGCTACGGATCGCCTATGGCCTCATCGGCCTGCTGGTTGGACTGACCGGCGGCCTCGGCAACGCCCTGGTCAGCGTCAATCTCGCCACCTTCCAGGGGGCGCTGGGCCTGTCGCCGGTCGAGGCGGCCTGGATCCCCATCGTCTTCACCATGACCAGCGTCTGCGCCAGCATCCTGCTGTTCAAGGTGCGCCAGCAGTTCGGCCTGCGGCTGTTCGCCGAGCTCGGTCTCTCCGTCTATGTCCTCTTGATGATCGGCGACCTGTTCGCCCAGTCCTACGGCTCGACCCTGCTGGTCCGCGCCGCCAGCGGCTTCGTCGGCTCCTGTCTGACCAGCATGGGCATCCTCTACATGCTGCAGGCCTTCCCGGCCGCCCACCGCATCAAGGCCATCATCATCGGCATGGGCCTGACCACCCTGGCCATTCCCATGGCCCGCTTGTTTTCCAGCGACCTCATCCAGGTCTCCGAATGGCGCGGCCTGCACATCTTCGAGCTGGGCCTGGCCCTGCTGTCGCTCGGCGCCGTCACCATCCTCAAGCTGCCGCCGTCGGAGAAGTTCAAGGCCTTCGAGAGCCTCGACCTGGTCAGCTTCGGCCTGTTCGCCGGCGGCATGGCCCTGCTCTGCGCCGTCCTTGGCCTCGGCCGCGTCGTCTGGTGGACGGAGGCCAGCTGGATCGGCTGGGCCCTCTGCGGCGCCGTCATCCTGATCGTCAGCGCCCTCGTCATCGAGCACAATCGCAAGAACCCGCTGCTGCAGACCCGCTGGATGGGCAGCGCCGACATCCTGCGCCTGGCCCTGGTCTCCATCCTCGTCCGCATCATCCTGTCGGAACAGACGGTCGGCGCCGTCGGCCTGATGACCGTCGAGGGGGTCGGCAGCGACCAGCTGCGCGGCCTCTTCGCCATCGTCCTGATCGCCACCATCGCCGGCAGCGTGGTCAGCGCCCTGACCATGAACCCGGCCAATCTCGGCCCGCCGCTTCTGGTCTCGCTTGCTCTGATGGCGGTCGGCGCCTTCATGGACAGCGACGCCACCAACCTGACCCGGCCCGAAAACCTCTACCTCAGCCAGGCCATTCTCGCCTTCGCCGCCTCCCTGTTTCTGGCCCCCGCCCTGCTGTTCGGCATCGCCCGCGCCATGGCCCAGGGGCCCAGCTACATCATCAGCTTCGTGGCCGTGTTCAGCGGCGCCCAGACCCTGGGCGGGCTGATGGGCTCGGCCCTGATCGGCACGCTGCAGGTGGCCCGCGAGAAGTTCCATTCCAGCCAGCTGGTCGAGAGCCTCAACCCGGCCGACCCGCTGGTCGCCCAGCGCCTGCAACAGCTGGGCGGCGCCTATGCCCGCACCCAGCCCGACGCCGCCCTGCGCCAGGCCGAGGGCGGCGCCCTGCTCAGCCAGCAGGCCACCCGCGAGGCCAACATCCTCGCCTACAACGACGTCTTCCTGGCGATCGCCGTGATCGCCGCCCTGACCTTCCTCTGGATCGGCTTCCTGTACCTGCGCGCCCGCCTGCGGACCCGCCGGGAAGCCCTGGCCCTGCAGCGGGCGAACCCCGCCTCGGGCAACTTGTGA
- a CDS encoding HlyD family secretion protein, whose product MTDTTQPGAPAPTSEEEIPPSGWKPPFSRRSLIIGALVILAGLIAILYAWKLPPFTSDMQTTDNAYVRGQVTILAPQLSGYVAEVAVQDFQMVKKGDVLVRIDDRIYRQRLEQAEAGLAAARANLANSAQATRAKQAGVGGQQAVLASAQAQLARAQADMRRVDELVADGSVSLRERDQTRAALQQAQAAVQQAKAGGEAARQDVLSTVVGRGSLAAAVANAEAQVRLAQIDLSNTVIVAPQDGQLGEVSVRKGQYVAAGTQLTAVVPRQLWVTANFKERQTAKMAPGERAVLRVDALGGARLTGVVERISPASGSEFSVLKPDNATGNFVKVAQRIPVRIKLDPGQKAAERLRVGMSVEARVDTSTGGL is encoded by the coding sequence ATGACCGACACCACCCAACCGGGCGCGCCCGCGCCTACCTCTGAAGAAGAAATCCCGCCCAGCGGCTGGAAGCCCCCCTTCAGCCGCCGCAGCCTGATCATCGGCGCCCTGGTCATACTGGCCGGGCTGATCGCCATCCTCTACGCCTGGAAGCTGCCGCCCTTCACCAGTGACATGCAGACGACCGACAACGCCTATGTGCGCGGCCAGGTGACCATCCTGGCGCCGCAGCTCAGCGGCTATGTCGCCGAGGTCGCCGTGCAGGACTTCCAGATGGTGAAGAAGGGCGACGTCCTCGTCCGCATCGACGACCGCATCTACCGTCAACGGCTTGAGCAGGCCGAGGCCGGCCTCGCCGCCGCCCGCGCCAATCTCGCCAACAGCGCCCAGGCCACCCGCGCCAAACAGGCCGGGGTCGGCGGCCAGCAGGCGGTGCTGGCTTCGGCTCAGGCCCAGCTGGCCCGCGCCCAGGCCGACATGCGCCGGGTCGACGAACTCGTCGCCGACGGCTCGGTCTCCTTGCGCGAACGCGACCAGACCCGCGCCGCCCTGCAACAGGCCCAGGCCGCCGTGCAGCAGGCCAAGGCGGGCGGCGAGGCGGCGCGTCAGGACGTGCTGTCCACCGTTGTCGGCCGCGGCTCGCTGGCCGCCGCCGTCGCCAACGCCGAGGCCCAGGTGCGCCTGGCCCAGATCGATCTTTCCAACACCGTCATCGTCGCGCCGCAGGACGGGCAGCTGGGCGAGGTCAGTGTCCGCAAGGGCCAGTATGTCGCCGCCGGCACCCAGCTGACCGCCGTGGTGCCGCGCCAGCTCTGGGTGACCGCCAATTTCAAGGAGCGGCAGACCGCGAAGATGGCCCCCGGCGAGCGCGCCGTCCTGCGCGTCGATGCGCTGGGCGGGGCCCGGCTGACCGGCGTCGTCGAACGCATCTCCCCGGCCAGCGGCTCGGAGTTCAGCGTGCTGAAGCCCGACAACGCCACCGGCAACTTCGTCAAGGTCGCCCAGAGGATACCGGTCCGTATCAAGCTCGATCCCGGCCAAAAGGCGGCCGAGCGCCTGCGGGTCGGTATGAGCGTCGAGGCCCGGGTCGATACCAGCACGGGGGGCCTGTGA